One window of the Perca flavescens isolate YP-PL-M2 chromosome 5, PFLA_1.0, whole genome shotgun sequence genome contains the following:
- the LOC114555649 gene encoding calcium release-activated calcium channel protein 1 isoform X2: MVEVQLERDHDYPPGLLIAFSACTTVLVAVHLFALMVSTCILPNLEAVSNVHNLNSVHESPHERMHRYIELAWAFSTVIGTLLFLTEVMLLCWVKFLPLRSTKDGNNTLSSGEKAAIASTCIMVPFGLIFIVFAIHFYRTLVSHKTDRQIRELEQVIQLQNQLDHRPENEDLKPPIHFA; encoded by the exons ATGGTGGAGGTGCAGCTGGAGCGTGACCACGACTACCCCCCCGGGCTGCTGATCGCCTTCAGCGCGTGCACCACGGTGCTGGTGGCCGTGCACCTGTTCGCCCTGATGGTCAGCACCTGCATCCTGCCCAACCTGGAGGCCGTCAGCAACGTGCACAACCTCAACTCCGTGCACGAGTCTCCGCACGAGCGCATGCACCGCTACATCGAGCTGGCCTGGGCCTTCTCCACGGTGATCGGCACGCTGCTCTTCCTCACAGag gtgaTGCTGCTGTGCTGGGTGAAGTTCTTACCGCTGCGGAGCACCAAGGATGGGAACAACACCCTCAGCTCTGGCGAGAAGGCCGCCATCGCCTCCACCTGCATCATGGTGCCCTTCGGCCTCATCTTCATCGTCTTCGCCATCCACTTCTACCGCACGCTCGTCAGCCACAAAACGGACCGGCAGATCCGTGAGCTGGAGCAGGTGATCCAGCTCCAGAACCAGCTGGACCACCGGCCGGAGAACGAGGACCTGAAGCCACCCATCCACTTTGCTTAA
- the LOC114555649 gene encoding calcium release-activated calcium channel protein 1 isoform X1, which translates to MVNKRRRRELTPCACSPHPPLACLREPPPAAQDPDCNFICLGQTLRMSLNEHSLQALSWRKLYLSRAKLKATSRTSALLSGFAMVAMVEVQLERDHDYPPGLLIAFSACTTVLVAVHLFALMVSTCILPNLEAVSNVHNLNSVHESPHERMHRYIELAWAFSTVIGTLLFLTEVMLLCWVKFLPLRSTKDGNNTLSSGEKAAIASTCIMVPFGLIFIVFAIHFYRTLVSHKTDRQIRELEQVIQLQNQLDHRPENEDLKPPIHFA; encoded by the exons ATGGTCAATAAACGAAGACG AAGGGAGCTAACTCCCTGCGCGTGTTCACCCCACCCTCCCCTTGCCTGCCTCCGCGAGCCCCCTCCCGCGGCTCAGGACCCGGATTGTAACTTTATTTGTCTCGGACAAACTTTGCGAATGAGTTTGAACGAGCACTCGCTGCAGGCGCTGTCATGGAGGAAGCTGTACCTGAGCCGGGCCAAGCTCAAAGCCACCAGCCGGACTTCGGCGCTGCTTTCCGGCTTCGCGATG gttgCCATGGTGGAGGTGCAGCTGGAGCGTGACCACGACTACCCCCCCGGGCTGCTGATCGCCTTCAGCGCGTGCACCACGGTGCTGGTGGCCGTGCACCTGTTCGCCCTGATGGTCAGCACCTGCATCCTGCCCAACCTGGAGGCCGTCAGCAACGTGCACAACCTCAACTCCGTGCACGAGTCTCCGCACGAGCGCATGCACCGCTACATCGAGCTGGCCTGGGCCTTCTCCACGGTGATCGGCACGCTGCTCTTCCTCACAGag gtgaTGCTGCTGTGCTGGGTGAAGTTCTTACCGCTGCGGAGCACCAAGGATGGGAACAACACCCTCAGCTCTGGCGAGAAGGCCGCCATCGCCTCCACCTGCATCATGGTGCCCTTCGGCCTCATCTTCATCGTCTTCGCCATCCACTTCTACCGCACGCTCGTCAGCCACAAAACGGACCGGCAGATCCGTGAGCTGGAGCAGGTGATCCAGCTCCAGAACCAGCTGGACCACCGGCCGGAGAACGAGGACCTGAAGCCACCCATCCACTTTGCTTAA